In Halofilum ochraceum, a single genomic region encodes these proteins:
- a CDS encoding Slp family lipoprotein has protein sequence MVVRTLYSIVLLLALAGCASAPLATEGVDAELRPAAVREDPEATTGRTVLWGGVIADARNLPERTRLEIVAYPVSERTQRPDTDAASLGRFRAYVDGYLETAVYGAGRRFTVRGRVQGTETGRIDEAEYTFPVVEAEAFELWPEQTRRERGSGVNFGFGIILSN, from the coding sequence ATGGTCGTACGCACGCTGTATTCCATCGTATTGTTACTGGCACTGGCCGGCTGCGCGAGTGCGCCCCTGGCGACCGAGGGCGTCGATGCCGAGTTGCGCCCGGCGGCCGTGAGAGAGGATCCCGAAGCGACCACGGGCCGCACCGTGCTCTGGGGTGGCGTGATCGCGGATGCCCGCAATCTGCCCGAACGCACGCGCCTGGAGATCGTGGCGTATCCGGTATCGGAACGCACGCAGAGGCCCGACACCGACGCGGCGTCGCTGGGGCGTTTCCGGGCCTATGTCGACGGGTACCTCGAGACCGCCGTCTACGGTGCCGGTCGGCGCTTCACCGTGCGTGGCCGTGTCCAGGGCACGGAAACGGGCCGGATCGACGAGGCCGAGTATACGTTTCCGGTGGTCGAGGCCGAGGCATTCGAACTCTGGCCCGAGCAGACCCGCCGCGAACGCGGCTCCGGGGTGAACTTCGGCTTCGGGATCATCCTGAGCAACTGA
- a CDS encoding thioredoxin family protein, with product MAKTPSTMVELGTPAPDFTLLEPATFRMVSRSDYEGQPLLVAFICNHCPFVLHIKDVFATFAHEYQERGLAVVAINSNDVTKYSEDHPEKMTELVKKTGFTFPYLYDETQEVARAYGAACTPDFFLYNADHELVYRGRFDGATPGNDEPVTGADLRGAVDAILEDTPMPQEQLPSMGCNIKWKPGNEPDYAG from the coding sequence ATGGCGAAAACCCCATCGACGATGGTCGAACTCGGCACCCCCGCGCCCGACTTCACGCTGCTGGAACCGGCCACGTTCCGCATGGTTTCGCGCAGCGATTATGAGGGTCAGCCGCTGCTCGTCGCGTTCATCTGCAATCACTGCCCGTTCGTACTGCATATCAAGGACGTGTTCGCCACGTTCGCGCACGAATATCAGGAGCGTGGCCTGGCCGTCGTCGCGATCAACTCGAACGACGTGACCAAATACAGTGAGGATCATCCCGAGAAAATGACGGAACTCGTGAAGAAGACGGGGTTCACTTTCCCCTATCTCTATGACGAAACGCAGGAGGTCGCCCGGGCCTACGGAGCGGCCTGCACCCCGGATTTCTTCCTCTACAACGCCGACCACGAACTCGTGTATCGGGGGCGCTTCGATGGCGCGACGCCGGGGAACGATGAGCCGGTCACCGGGGCCGATCTGCGGGGGGCGGTCGATGCGATTCTCGAGGATACGCCGATGCCGCAGGAACAGTTGCCCAGCATGGGCTGCAACATCAAGTGGAAGCCGGGGAACGAGCCGGATTACGCGGGCTGA
- the dksA gene encoding RNA polymerase-binding protein DksA has translation MSNTAESKGDTTDLPTEEELLNSSEEEYMDERQLEYFRRVLLAQRAEIEADIERARGELSTGENEPDELDRASAEEERWLSLRISEREGKLLKKIDETLQRIDEGEYGYCEDTGEPIGIPRLLARPTATLSAEAKTRREQLEKTHRQQG, from the coding sequence ATGAGCAACACTGCTGAATCCAAAGGCGATACCACCGATCTCCCGACCGAGGAAGAACTCCTCAACTCGTCGGAAGAGGAATACATGGACGAGCGCCAACTGGAATACTTCCGACGGGTGCTGCTGGCCCAGCGCGCGGAAATCGAGGCCGATATCGAACGCGCCCGAGGCGAATTGTCGACCGGTGAAAACGAACCGGACGAACTCGACCGTGCGTCGGCCGAGGAAGAGCGGTGGCTGAGCCTGCGTATCAGCGAGCGTGAGGGTAAGCTGCTGAAAAAGATCGACGAGACCCTGCAGCGGATCGACGAAGGCGAGTACGGCTATTGTGAGGACACCGGGGAGCCGATCGGCATCCCCCGCCTGCTGGCGCGACCGACCGCGACTCTGTCCGCGGAGGCGAAGACACGCCGCGAACAGCTCGAGAAGACCCACCGCCAGCAGGGCTGA
- the aroE gene encoding shikimate dehydrogenase: MPSDRYAVIGHPVSHSLSPTIHTRFARQTGEDLEYGRLEPPEDGFAEAATAFFADGGLGLNVTVPFKAEARAWCDRVSDRAHRAGVVNTLTLQPNGWVAGDNTDGVGLVRDLTVNLDIGLAGARILLIGAGGAARGVLEPLLGETPADIVIANRTPARAEDLAGEFEADGPVRGCGFEALDHEPAFDVIINASAASLGGAVPPIPATAVARGGSVYDMMYGAKAEPFLSWGRESGATTAADGLGMLVEQAAESFLVWRGIRPETTAVLAALRADAGA; this comes from the coding sequence ATGCCCAGTGACCGTTACGCGGTGATCGGCCACCCGGTCAGCCACAGCCTCTCGCCGACGATCCATACACGGTTCGCCCGACAGACCGGCGAAGATCTGGAATACGGCCGGCTCGAGCCGCCGGAGGACGGCTTCGCCGAGGCGGCGACGGCTTTCTTCGCGGACGGCGGCCTCGGCCTCAACGTGACCGTCCCCTTCAAGGCGGAGGCCCGCGCCTGGTGCGACCGCGTGAGCGACCGCGCCCACCGCGCCGGCGTGGTCAATACACTGACCCTTCAGCCAAACGGCTGGGTGGCCGGCGACAACACGGACGGTGTCGGGCTGGTGCGCGATTTGACGGTCAATCTCGATATCGGACTCGCCGGCGCGCGGATCCTGCTGATCGGCGCCGGCGGCGCGGCCCGGGGCGTGCTCGAGCCGCTGCTCGGGGAAACGCCGGCCGACATCGTGATCGCCAACCGCACGCCCGCGCGGGCCGAGGATCTTGCCGGCGAGTTCGAGGCCGACGGCCCCGTGCGTGGCTGCGGATTCGAAGCGCTGGATCACGAACCCGCGTTCGACGTTATCATCAATGCCAGCGCGGCCAGTCTTGGCGGCGCCGTGCCCCCGATCCCGGCTACGGCGGTCGCCCGTGGCGGCAGCGTGTATGACATGATGTACGGAGCGAAGGCCGAGCCGTTTCTTTCGTGGGGCCGCGAGTCCGGTGCCACAACGGCCGCCGACGGTCTCGGGATGCTGGTCGAGCAGGCGGCCGAGTCGTTCCTTGTCTGGCGCGGCATCCGGCCGGAGACCACGGCCGTTCTGGCGGCCCTGCGGGCCGATGCCGGGGCTTGA
- the hemB gene encoding porphobilinogen synthase, whose amino-acid sequence MTDYPSQRGPFPHTRMRRMRRDAFSRRLMREHTLTPADFIWPVFVREGEGEREPVPSMPGVERLSIDCLVEAAREAERLGIPAIMLFPVVGPEGKSPGAEAAWDPEGLVQRAVRALKEALPALGVMTDVALDPYTASGQDGLTDAEGYVVNDETVEALVRQARSHAEAGADVVGPSDMMDGRIGSIRAALEADGHRNTRILAYSAKYASDFYGPFRDAVGSAGNLGGGGKHSYQMDPANSDEALHEVALDLEEGADMVMIKPGMPYLDVIRRVKEGFGVPTFAYQVSGEYAMLKAAFGHGWLEERACTLEALTAFKRAGADGILTYFALDAARWLNE is encoded by the coding sequence GTGACCGATTATCCCAGCCAGCGCGGCCCGTTCCCCCATACGCGCATGCGCCGGATGCGGCGTGACGCCTTCTCGCGACGCCTGATGCGCGAGCATACGCTGACGCCGGCGGACTTTATCTGGCCGGTGTTCGTGCGCGAGGGCGAGGGCGAACGTGAGCCGGTGCCCTCGATGCCGGGTGTCGAGCGGCTGTCGATCGACTGTCTGGTCGAGGCGGCACGGGAGGCGGAGCGGCTCGGCATTCCTGCGATCATGCTGTTCCCGGTCGTCGGGCCGGAAGGCAAGAGCCCTGGCGCCGAGGCCGCGTGGGATCCCGAGGGACTGGTCCAGCGCGCGGTGCGCGCGCTCAAGGAGGCCTTGCCCGCCCTCGGCGTGATGACCGACGTGGCCCTGGATCCGTACACGGCCAGCGGCCAGGACGGCCTGACCGATGCCGAGGGGTACGTCGTCAATGACGAGACCGTCGAAGCGCTCGTCCGTCAGGCCCGCTCGCACGCCGAGGCCGGGGCCGATGTGGTGGGCCCCTCGGACATGATGGATGGCCGTATCGGCAGCATCCGCGCCGCACTCGAGGCGGATGGTCATCGCAATACGCGGATCTTGGCCTACTCGGCCAAATACGCCTCCGACTTCTATGGGCCGTTCCGCGATGCCGTCGGTTCCGCCGGCAACCTCGGCGGCGGCGGCAAGCACAGCTATCAGATGGACCCGGCCAATTCCGACGAGGCACTGCACGAGGTCGCTCTCGACCTGGAAGAGGGCGCCGATATGGTCATGATCAAACCCGGCATGCCCTACCTCGATGTCATCCGCCGCGTGAAGGAGGGCTTCGGCGTCCCCACGTTCGCCTACCAGGTCAGCGGCGAATACGCGATGCTCAAGGCCGCCTTCGGCCACGGCTGGCTTGAAGAACGCGCCTGCACGCTGGAGGCCCTGACGGCGTTCAAGCGCGCCGGGGCCGATGGGATCCTGACGTACTTCGCGCTCGATGCGGCGCGGTGGTTGAACGAATAA
- a CDS encoding DnaJ C-terminal domain-containing protein, translating into MEYKDYYSILGVERDASADDIKRAYRKLARKYHPDVSSETDAESKFQELQEAYEVLKDPEKRAAYDQLGQGHHQGQDFRPPPDWEQHFDFGGGGFTGGDAGAFSDFFESLFGRAAAGGGARGFRGGGPAGGFHGRGQDHTARVEIPLETAYTGGKHTITLQSSETTARGNVQARPRSLNVRIPAGVTDGQQIRLSGQGGSGVGSGAAGDLYLEIHLRPHALFRPDGRDIHLDLPIAPWEAALGATVKVPTLGGEVDMRIPAGARSGQRLRLKGRGLPGSPPGDQYLHLRIVAPKPESDEDRELYERMRDQMAFDPRAGLFGRAA; encoded by the coding sequence GTGGAATACAAGGACTACTACAGCATCCTTGGCGTCGAGCGCGATGCATCGGCCGATGACATCAAACGCGCCTATCGCAAGCTGGCGCGCAAATATCATCCCGACGTCAGCAGCGAGACGGACGCCGAGTCGAAATTCCAGGAACTGCAGGAAGCCTACGAGGTCCTGAAGGATCCGGAGAAACGGGCCGCCTATGACCAGCTCGGCCAGGGCCACCACCAGGGGCAGGACTTCCGGCCGCCGCCTGACTGGGAGCAGCATTTCGATTTCGGTGGCGGCGGTTTCACCGGCGGTGATGCCGGGGCGTTCTCGGATTTCTTTGAGAGCCTGTTCGGCCGTGCCGCCGCCGGTGGTGGCGCGCGCGGCTTCCGTGGCGGTGGCCCCGCCGGCGGTTTTCATGGGCGCGGACAGGACCACACCGCGCGGGTGGAAATCCCGCTGGAGACGGCCTACACCGGTGGTAAACACACGATCACCCTGCAATCGTCGGAGACGACGGCCCGTGGCAACGTGCAGGCACGTCCGCGCAGCCTGAATGTCCGCATCCCGGCCGGGGTCACCGATGGCCAGCAGATCCGCCTGTCCGGTCAGGGCGGTAGCGGTGTCGGCAGCGGCGCGGCCGGCGATCTCTACCTCGAGATCCATCTGCGTCCACATGCGCTGTTCCGGCCGGATGGGCGGGATATCCATCTCGATCTGCCCATCGCACCATGGGAGGCGGCGCTCGGGGCGACCGTCAAGGTGCCGACCCTGGGCGGGGAGGTGGATATGCGTATCCCGGCCGGCGCCCGCAGCGGGCAGCGACTGCGCCTCAAGGGCCGCGGACTGCCCGGTTCGCCGCCCGGTGACCAGTATCTGCATCTGCGGATCGTGGCGCCGAAACCGGAGTCCGACGAAGATCGCGAGCTGTACGAACGCATGCGCGACCAGATGGCATTCGATCCCCGCGCCGGACTGTTCGGGAGGGCCGCATGA
- a CDS encoding chaperone modulator CbpM, with translation MTRDEPPIEAELLEALESVGLRELCQACDIEADYVIELVEVGVIEPHAGRRPNEWRFPPHSLIRLQRAVRLHRDLSVEPAGAALALDLIEELAELRRRLHRLEGDRSV, from the coding sequence ATGACACGGGATGAACCGCCAATCGAAGCGGAACTGCTCGAGGCGCTCGAGTCGGTGGGTCTGCGGGAACTCTGCCAGGCCTGCGATATCGAAGCGGACTACGTGATTGAACTCGTCGAGGTAGGCGTGATCGAACCGCATGCGGGGCGTCGACCGAACGAGTGGCGGTTTCCGCCGCACTCGCTTATACGGTTGCAACGCGCCGTGCGCCTGCATCGGGACCTCAGCGTAGAGCCGGCCGGTGCCGCGCTGGCACTCGATCTGATCGAGGAACTCGCGGAACTGCGGCGGCGGCTGCATCGTCTCGAAGGCGATCGCAGCGTCTGA
- a CDS encoding class I SAM-dependent methyltransferase, with amino-acid sequence MTVSIAIAGDRVRGIPSLRRRHLFEWGDARWLPAVLRRFMTDHLAFHARWAFPPVAPVLGESLRRTGYEHIVDLCSGGGGPFPALLPILDETAGHPHHVTLTDLHPDPAALRRARACSGEAIDYLEEPVDALACPDSPSGYRTLFTALHHFNPDEVRGILGDAAARNVPIAAFEVQERTPLSLVTLPLAMLLSSFVLTPFLPRCSARRLFFTYVLPLAPLCFAWDTFVSCWRTYTPAELATLAASLDREGYRWRTGSTSARGYIGRYRISWIIGEPVP; translated from the coding sequence ATGACCGTTTCGATCGCGATAGCCGGTGACCGGGTTCGAGGGATTCCATCCCTGCGGCGGCGGCACCTGTTCGAATGGGGTGATGCGCGCTGGCTGCCGGCCGTGTTGCGCCGCTTCATGACGGATCATCTCGCGTTCCATGCCCGCTGGGCATTCCCGCCGGTGGCCCCGGTGCTGGGTGAATCGCTGCGGCGCACGGGCTACGAGCACATCGTCGATCTGTGTTCCGGCGGCGGTGGGCCGTTCCCGGCATTGTTGCCGATACTCGACGAGACGGCCGGGCATCCCCATCACGTCACGCTGACGGATCTGCACCCCGATCCGGCAGCGCTGCGGCGAGCGCGGGCCTGCTCGGGCGAGGCGATCGATTATCTCGAGGAGCCGGTCGACGCCCTGGCATGCCCCGATTCGCCCTCGGGATACAGGACGCTGTTCACCGCATTGCACCACTTCAATCCGGATGAGGTGCGTGGGATCCTCGGAGATGCCGCGGCGCGCAACGTCCCGATCGCCGCGTTCGAAGTCCAGGAGCGAACGCCCCTGAGCCTGGTGACCCTGCCGCTGGCGATGCTCCTGTCGAGTTTCGTGCTGACGCCGTTTCTTCCCCGCTGTTCGGCGCGGCGGCTGTTTTTCACGTATGTCCTGCCGCTGGCGCCGCTGTGTTTCGCCTGGGATACCTTCGTTTCGTGCTGGCGGACCTACACCCCCGCGGAACTGGCGACCCTCGCGGCCTCGCTCGACCGGGAGGGGTACCGCTGGCGGACCGGCTCGACCTCCGCGCGGGGCTATATCGGACGCTATCGGATCAGCTGGATCATCGGTGAACCGGTGCCGTAA
- a CDS encoding NAD(P)/FAD-dependent oxidoreductase produces the protein MQPVVIVGTGHAGYAAAREFRKHDTTTPLVMVTADDGTSYTKPMLSNAMARGKTPAELAQASAEEMGQQLDARMITHARVASIDAPNRRLHLSDGSELEAAKIVLGIGANQIDPHLPGEGADDVLAVNDLDSYAQAREALEQGHRVVLIGGGLIGCEFANDWVNAGYEVTIIEALDYPMGRALPPQAGTALRSALTGAGVNVVTGRKVTAVERDGDTLVVVDDAGERHPADVAVRALGLRPRTRLAEDAGIEVGNGIRTDRQLETSASGIYALGDCAEVDGLVLPFVMPISNAARALGPTLAGTDTEVHYPVMPVIVKTPCCPIQFYAPPTGVAGEWHEEEADGGGIRGLFHDHEGQARGFVLTGPAVAQKAELVKQVPGWFDNRY, from the coding sequence ATGCAGCCCGTCGTCATCGTCGGTACCGGCCACGCCGGCTACGCCGCAGCCCGTGAATTCCGCAAACACGACACCACCACGCCGCTGGTGATGGTCACGGCGGACGACGGTACGAGCTATACGAAACCGATGCTCTCGAATGCGATGGCGCGCGGGAAGACGCCGGCGGAACTCGCCCAGGCCAGCGCCGAAGAAATGGGGCAACAGCTCGACGCCCGCATGATCACGCACGCGCGCGTCGCCTCGATCGACGCCCCGAACCGCCGCCTGCATCTCAGCGACGGCAGTGAACTGGAAGCGGCGAAGATCGTTCTGGGTATCGGTGCGAACCAGATCGATCCCCACCTGCCAGGCGAGGGCGCCGACGATGTCCTGGCGGTCAACGATCTGGACAGCTATGCGCAGGCGCGAGAAGCGCTCGAACAGGGGCACCGGGTGGTGCTGATCGGGGGTGGCCTGATCGGCTGCGAGTTCGCCAACGACTGGGTAAACGCGGGCTATGAGGTCACCATCATCGAGGCACTCGACTACCCGATGGGCCGGGCGCTCCCGCCGCAGGCGGGTACCGCCCTGCGCTCGGCGCTGACCGGGGCCGGCGTGAACGTGGTGACCGGCCGCAAGGTCACGGCGGTCGAGCGCGACGGCGATACCCTGGTGGTCGTCGATGACGCCGGCGAACGCCACCCGGCGGACGTCGCCGTGCGCGCCCTCGGCCTGCGCCCGCGCACCCGCCTTGCCGAGGACGCCGGTATCGAGGTCGGCAACGGGATCCGCACGGACCGCCAACTGGAAACCTCGGCGAGCGGGATCTACGCCCTCGGGGACTGCGCCGAGGTCGACGGCCTCGTCCTGCCGTTCGTGATGCCGATCAGCAACGCCGCGCGTGCGCTCGGCCCCACACTGGCGGGCACGGACACCGAGGTGCATTACCCGGTTATGCCGGTCATCGTGAAGACGCCGTGTTGCCCGATCCAGTTCTACGCGCCACCGACCGGCGTCGCGGGCGAGTGGCATGAGGAAGAGGCCGATGGCGGGGGAATCCGCGGCCTGTTCCACGATCACGAGGGGCAGGCGCGCGGGTTCGTGCTCACCGGTCCAGCCGTCGCCCAGAAGGCGGAGCTGGTAAAACAGGTCCCGGGCTGGTTCGATAACCGGTACTGA
- the hemF gene encoding oxygen-dependent coproporphyrinogen oxidase, protein MSETIPRAAIHAWLLDLQDRICDALGGRDGTPFDQDEWQREAGGGGRSRVLSDGPLFERAGVNFSHVMGDALPPSASAQRPELADRPFEVMGVSLVVHPRSPYVPTSHMNVRVFIVGDPDAPDAWWFGGGFDLTPYYPFEADCMHWHATARRACRALGDDAYREYKRWCDEYFHIRHRGEARGIGGLFFDDLNSPDFATCHRFWQDVGEGYLDAYLPIVDARRMYTWGERERDFQLYRRGRYVEFNLVYDRGTLFGLQSNGRTESILMSLPPEVRWRYDWHPQPGTPEAELYDRFLPPRDWLGLEES, encoded by the coding sequence ATGAGCGAAACCATTCCGCGGGCCGCGATCCACGCGTGGCTGCTGGACCTGCAGGATCGTATCTGCGACGCCCTCGGTGGGCGCGATGGCACCCCGTTCGATCAGGATGAATGGCAGCGCGAAGCCGGTGGCGGCGGACGCAGCCGTGTCCTGAGTGACGGGCCCCTGTTCGAACGGGCCGGGGTGAATTTCTCCCATGTAATGGGTGACGCCCTGCCGCCGTCGGCCAGCGCGCAGCGCCCCGAGCTGGCCGATCGCCCGTTCGAGGTCATGGGCGTATCGCTGGTCGTGCATCCGCGCAGCCCGTACGTGCCGACCTCGCACATGAACGTGCGCGTATTCATCGTCGGCGATCCGGATGCGCCCGATGCCTGGTGGTTCGGCGGCGGTTTCGACCTGACGCCGTATTACCCCTTCGAGGCCGACTGCATGCACTGGCACGCCACCGCCCGCCGTGCATGCCGTGCCCTGGGCGACGACGCGTACCGTGAATACAAGCGCTGGTGTGACGAGTACTTCCATATCCGCCACCGCGGCGAGGCACGCGGGATCGGCGGCCTGTTCTTCGATGACCTGAACAGCCCCGACTTCGCCACCTGCCATCGCTTCTGGCAGGACGTCGGCGAGGGCTACCTCGATGCCTATCTGCCGATCGTCGACGCCCGCCGCATGTACACGTGGGGCGAACGCGAGCGCGACTTCCAGCTCTACCGCCGGGGGCGCTACGTGGAATTCAACCTCGTATACGACCGCGGCACGCTGTTCGGCCTGCAATCCAACGGCCGCACCGAATCGATCCTGATGTCGCTGCCGCCAGAGGTGCGCTGGCGCTACGACTGGCATCCCCAGCCCGGCACGCCCGAAGCCGAGCTGTACGACCGTTTCCTGCCGCCACGGGATTGGCTCGGGTTAGAGGAAAGCTGA
- a CDS encoding L-threonylcarbamoyladenylate synthase, translating to MTDAPAYDRAVAALRRGGIVAYPTEAVYGLGCDPANAAAVARLLDLKQRPQSKGLILIAADEAALQPWLAPIDVTTEARIGPTWPGPTTWLLPTAADCPEFLRGEHETLAVRVTAHPIAAALCRAWGGALVSTSANRSGGEPVRDATSARELFGAGVDAVVEGAVGDLDRPTPIRDARTGRTLRE from the coding sequence TTGACGGACGCACCGGCGTACGATCGTGCAGTAGCGGCACTCCGCCGCGGCGGCATCGTCGCCTACCCCACCGAAGCGGTGTACGGCCTTGGCTGCGACCCGGCCAATGCCGCGGCGGTCGCCCGTCTGCTGGATCTCAAACAGCGTCCGCAGAGCAAGGGTCTGATCCTGATCGCCGCCGATGAAGCGGCGCTGCAGCCCTGGCTGGCGCCAATCGACGTGACGACCGAGGCGCGTATCGGCCCCACCTGGCCGGGACCGACGACCTGGCTGCTCCCGACCGCCGCGGATTGCCCGGAATTCCTGCGCGGTGAACACGAAACCCTGGCCGTGCGGGTGACCGCGCATCCGATCGCCGCTGCACTCTGTCGGGCGTGGGGCGGCGCCCTGGTATCGACCAGCGCCAACCGGAGCGGGGGCGAGCCGGTACGCGACGCCACGTCCGCCCGGGAACTGTTCGGCGCCGGTGTCGATGCCGTGGTTGAAGGCGCGGTCGGTGACCTTGACCGCCCAACCCCGATCCGCGACGCCCGCACCGGGCGAACCCTGCGCGAGTAA